Proteins encoded by one window of Rutidosis leptorrhynchoides isolate AG116_Rl617_1_P2 chromosome 7, CSIRO_AGI_Rlap_v1, whole genome shotgun sequence:
- the LOC139857978 gene encoding isoaspartyl peptidase/L-asparaginase 1 encodes MGWAIALHGGAGDIPLNIPVERRQPREAALRRIIEIGVSKLNAKFSPLDVVELVVRELENCPYFNAGKGSVLTTNGTVEMEACIMDGNTKRCGAVSGVTTVVNPISLARQIMEKTPHIYLAFDGAEAFAREQGLETMDKSHFITPENIERLKQAKEANRVQQDYTQPIKTEDQKEPPLPDGLSKLGTVGCVAVDNLGNLAAATSTGGLVNTMVGRIGDTPVIGAGTYANKFCAVSATGRGEAIIRETVARDVAAVMEYKGLSLKEAAAYIVHEVAPKGTTGLVAVSPTGEVAMPFNATGMFRACATEDGFSEIAIWHSE; translated from the exons ATGGGATGGGCGATAGCTTTGCACGGCGGAGCCGGAGATATTCCGTTAAATATACCGGTGGAACGACGTCAGCCTCGTGAAGCAGCCCTCCGGCGTATAATTGAGATCGGTGTCTCCAAACTTAATGCTAAATTCTCTCCTTTAGATGTCGTTGAACTTGTG GTGCGTGAACTTGAAAATTGTCCGTATTTCAATGCTGGTAAAGGATCTGTTCTAACCACCAATGGGACTGTTGAAATGGAAGCGTGTATCATGGACGGGAACACAAAGAGATGCGGTGCGGTTTCTGGTGTCACGACAGTTGTCAATCCCATCTCTTTGGCCAGACAGATTATGGAAAAAACTCCTCATATTTATCTTGCGTTTGACGGTGCTGAGGCTTTTGCAAGAGAACAG GGGCTTGAAACTATGGATAAGAGTCATTTTATAACTCCTGAAAACATTGAAAGACTAAAGCAAGCCAAAGAAGCAAACCGAGTTCAG CAAGATTATACACAACCCATTAAAACCGAAGATCAAAAGGAGCCACCACTTCCGGATGGACTTAGCAAACTTGGAACCGTTGGGTGTGTGGCTGTAGACAATCTAGGGAACCTAGCCGCTGCAACGTCCACCGGTGGTctagtcaacacaatggttggaaGAATTGGAGACACACCGGTTATTGGTGCAGGCACTTATGCTAATAAGTTTTGTGCCGTTTCTGCAACTGGCAGAGGTGAAGCCATTATACGTGAGACTGTGGCTAGAGATGTGGCTGCAGTTATGGAATACAAAGGGCTAAGTCTGAAAGAAGCAGCAGCATATATTGTTCATGAGGTTGCACCAAAAGGAACCACTGGTTTGGTTGCTGTGTCTCCTACTGGTGAAGTTGCTATGCCTTTTAATGCGACAGGTATGTTTAGAGCTTGTGCTACTGAAGATGGGTTTTCGGAGATTGCGATTTGGCATTCTGAATGA